From Candidatus Atelocyanobacterium thalassa isolate ALOHA, a single genomic window includes:
- a CDS encoding ABC transporter substrate-binding protein: protein MIIQGFWKRSYQARKLITLSFLSTYLVLITGCNKQSELTSSSASENNSDRITIGTISQPRTIDPADNYELSGMMIIYNLSDTLYTYEVGTTKLKPQLATKMPTISKNGLVYTIRLRKGVKFHDGTAFNSEAMAFSLERFMANGGKPSFLLTNTIEKIETNGKYELIITLKEPFSAFPALLAFPGICAVSPQAYQIGKGKFVPNNFVGTGPYKLKKFHTGLLQLDTFDNYWGEKPKNQGINLQIYSNNAANLFNAFRTKSIDIAYQSLTPEQVENLIKESRAGKGKVIENISTNITFMALNVNSEFTSQKVIRKAIATLIDRELFNERIFKGQSELSYTMIPKSFNVSRPVFKDIYNNVAEAKQLLIEAGFSRKNPATIEIWYSSDSAEMSQAAAILKSLAKRDFGGLLKFIPNNISSVAFFKNLSLGSYQSILSNWYPDFLDADNYIYPFLNCIKGTATQNCIEGSSQVQGSFYHNEKINQLITQQRKTLNSTEREEIFVKIQKILAEDVPYIPLWQTKEYAFIQNDINGTIFNLNQTFPFWKITRSKIEKVVK from the coding sequence GGTTTTGGAAAAGGTCATATCAAGCAAGAAAGCTAATAACCCTATCATTTCTCAGTACTTATTTGGTATTAATCACAGGTTGTAATAAACAATCAGAATTAACATCTTCTTCTGCATCTGAAAATAATAGTGATCGTATAACTATTGGCACAATTTCCCAGCCTCGTACAATAGATCCAGCAGATAATTATGAATTATCTGGAATGATGATTATCTATAATCTAAGTGATACTCTTTATACTTATGAAGTAGGCACTACTAAGTTAAAGCCGCAATTAGCTACAAAGATGCCCACTATAAGTAAAAATGGTCTTGTTTATACTATCCGCCTCAGGAAAGGAGTTAAATTTCATGATGGTACAGCCTTTAATTCAGAAGCAATGGCTTTTTCACTGGAAAGGTTTATGGCTAATGGAGGAAAACCTTCTTTTTTATTAACTAATACTATTGAAAAAATAGAAACTAATGGAAAGTATGAATTGATCATTACATTAAAAGAGCCTTTTTCTGCTTTTCCTGCTCTTTTGGCTTTTCCTGGAATTTGCGCAGTATCTCCACAAGCTTATCAAATAGGTAAAGGAAAATTTGTTCCAAACAATTTTGTTGGAACGGGGCCATATAAATTAAAAAAATTTCATACTGGTTTATTACAATTAGATACTTTTGATAACTACTGGGGAGAAAAGCCTAAAAATCAAGGTATTAATTTACAAATATATTCTAATAATGCAGCGAATCTTTTTAATGCTTTTCGTACTAAAAGTATTGATATTGCTTATCAGTCTTTAACTCCAGAACAAGTTGAAAATTTAATAAAGGAATCTCGTGCTGGAAAGGGTAAAGTTATCGAAAATATAAGTACAAATATTACTTTTATGGCCCTAAACGTTAACTCAGAATTTACTAGTCAAAAGGTTATTAGAAAGGCAATTGCAACATTGATAGATCGCGAGCTATTTAATGAACGTATTTTCAAAGGACAAAGCGAACTTTCATACACCATGATACCAAAATCTTTTAATGTTTCCCGACCTGTCTTTAAAGATATATATAATAATGTAGCTGAAGCAAAACAACTTTTGATTGAAGCAGGATTCTCTAGGAAAAATCCTGCCACCATTGAAATATGGTATTCTTCTGATTCAGCAGAAATGAGCCAAGCAGCTGCTATTCTAAAGAGCTTAGCTAAAAGAGATTTTGGAGGATTGCTAAAATTTATTCCTAACAATATATCTTCAGTAGCTTTCTTTAAAAACTTAAGTTTAGGTTCTTACCAATCAATTCTCTCTAATTGGTACCCAGACTTTTTAGATGCAGATAACTATATTTATCCGTTTTTAAATTGCATTAAAGGTACAGCAACGCAAAATTGCATAGAAGGGAGTTCTCAAGTCCAAGGCTCTTTTTATCATAATGAAAAAATTAACCAATTAATTACTCAGCAAAGAAAAACGTTAAACTCGACAGAAAGAGAAGAAATTTTTGTTAAAATTCAAAAAATCCTAGCAGAAGACGTTCCTTACATACCTCTTTGGCAAACTAAAGAATATGCATTTATTCAAAATGATATTAATGGAACAATTTTTAATTTGAATCAAACATTTCCATTTTGGAAAATTACTCGCTCTAAGATTGAAAAAGTGGTGAAATGA